The following is a genomic window from Acomys russatus chromosome 23, mAcoRus1.1, whole genome shotgun sequence.
CCTCCTTGGTATAGTTGGGTCCCAGCCAGTGGCTCTTTACCTGCAGGGGGTTGTAGGTAACAGGCAGAGCTGCAGGCAGATCCAACCACCTCCCCAAATGcaaagaagggggagagaggtcAGGTGGAGTGTCATACCTTGTGGGAGAAGCCACTCATGAGCACACTGTTACGAGCCAGTTCACACATGTCGCAGGAGCTGAGCTTCCACACCTGGGTGGCGATGCTGTACTCTTCCATCAGGGGCTCCTACAGAGGCCAGGTTCCTTGAGAGAAGCATCAAGCCCCTGCAGTCTCTCCTTCCTTTAAGGGCTTGGCTAGCAGTTGCCACACCAGCAAGGGGCAACACCAGCCCGAAAACACGCCAGGCTCCCCTAGTCACACACCCACCACCCCCGCTTGCCTGCTGGGCTGGGTCTGACCTTGGTGAAGTGGAACTGCAGGGGATCATCTGTGGACAGCGAGACCATGAGGCCACGGGACAAGTACTCAGGAAGAGGGTTCCGGTGGTAGCTGAGAAACAGGCTGTTGTTGCTGAGCGGGGACATGGCAATGCCAATCTGAGCCAGGTAGTACAGGTACTGCAGGACAGGGGCCTGGGCAGGCAGGAGGAATGGAGTGCTGCTTGTCATGCAAGGACATGCTGGTTCTGGGGCACagggaaagtgggggtgggggacgcaGGCGACCAGGGTAGGTCTCACCCAAGAATGAGAAACCCAAGCTGGGCTCCTCAGCAGAGCATTGGGTGGGAAGAGCTAATTATACTGGGAAGGAGGAATGTGATCTCATGGCgaggtgaggaggaggggggaTCAGGAGGGCAAACAGCTGCATGTGGAggcttggggcgggggtgggggggcaggatGTAGATCCTGACCTTGCGTAGCAGCAGCCCGTGGGAGATGTTCTCGGCCAGCATGAAGGCTGACACCAGGTGGTGGATGGGTCCAGCCTCCCCGCAGTGTGGCCTCAGCACAAACGTATGGAACCCTCTCTGCCTGAGGGGTGTGAGGAGAGGACTCAGCACCAGAGCCTGGCAACGCCTAAGCTCACCCTGACCCAgactccgcccccccccacccccacccccgctccccctGACCCCATACCACCAGGACACGTGTGCCCTCCAGCTAGTGACTCTGGGAAAAGAGCCTAGTCAGTCTGGGCACCAGGGGCAATGAGTGTGTGAAGGCACCCACTGTGGCCTCAGAGCTCGGGGCGCTCAAGCAAGGCAAGCAGGGGGGTTCGGCACTCCTCCAGGAAGCACCTGCGCAGGTGGTTCAGCATGGCCATGTTGGCAAAGGTATAGTACAGGTAGTAGGCATAGGGTGGGTTGTCTTCCTCCATCCAAGCTTCAGGGAGGGGACTCTCCAGGTTGAAGACGTGGTTCTCCGGCTTGGATTCATCATCCACGCTGTCAAAACCATCCACCTGGCAAAGAGCTGGTGGGTCAGGCCTAGAGCCACAGCTGGGCCCTCACCCAGCCACTCTGCTCTCACCCAGCCTGTGCCACCCCGCTCACGTGCTCCAGAAAGAGGTGCAGCTCTGGGTGGCTGGCAGGGTGCACAGTAGCCTCAAACAGCGGCAGGAAGATGTTCTCCAGCATCTCCTGGAAGTTGGCCAGCTGGCCCTTGGTGCGGTACACATCACTGCAGAGAAGACAGGACCGCAAGCATTACGCAGGTCAGGGCCAACAGCAGgccagagtcagagtcagagctGTCACGAGAAGCATGGGAGTGCGTTTGAACCGCAGTGGGAAAGTAGGACACCCAGACAGACCAGCCTGGACAGACTGTGGGCCGGCTTGGGAGGCCCCCCTCCTGGCACCTAGAGTGCCTAGTTTGGCTACTGAAGGCTCAGCCATCCTGGTACAGCAGGAAGCAGGCCCTGGCCACTCCCTCCCACGCTAAGGGACACTCACAAGAGGCGGGGCACCTGCACCAGCCAGCGCACATTGGGAGAGTGTACTTTGTGCATCACCGCCCAGCGTGCCAGCTTGTCCCACTCGTCCCTCGAACGCCCGTAGATAGACAGTCGGAGCTCTGCGTTCTGGTATTTGCTCTCTTCCAGGTCTGACATCACCTCCTAGACGCCAGAAGTAACAGCATCTAGGTTCCTCCCTGCCCCGTGTACCCATCCCACACGCTCAGCAGGCTTCCCAACTCCCTCCTCCCGTCCCTTGAGCCCTCCCTACACAGGGGCTGCAGCTCAGCCCCGGGGGAGTCGCCTCCATACCTTGATGATATGAGCAAAGTACTTCCCGGAAATCTTGTTGTCGGTTTTAATGAAGATCTCTCGGAGGACGGACTCCCCGATAGGGTTGTATTTGGCGTTGAATTTGTCAAATCGATGAAAGGTATTCCTGTCCTGGAGGGGATGGGAAGGCCCAGGTCACCCCTGACCCCTGGTCCCAGTGCGGAGCCAACACCCCAGCCCACGGCACGTGACAGACCGCGTGCACGTCGAGGGTGTCCACGCTCAAGTCATAGGCAGTGAGGTTCATGCTCTCGAAGACCTCACGCAGCGTCTGCTCCCGGCCCTGCTCGACATGCACGATCTCCTCCAGGTGGCGCTTCATCGCCCGCTTGATGAAGCGCAGCAGATGCTTCTGGTTCATGCAGGAGGAGGCATGGATGTGCGTGTCCACCTGCAGTGGGAGAGGAGACTGCCATGTCCACCAAAGGCTGCGCCTTGGGACTGGGGAGACGGCGTGGCCAGTAGGTGTCTGTCTGCTaaacaaacatgaggacttgCAGTTGGGATCCCCTGAGCCCACATAAATGCCAAGGATATGAAGCGGCCTGTCTGTAgtctttttcctttcagatttatttatttatttaagtatacagtggtttgcctgcatgtacacctgcaggccacaagagagcatcagatttcattatagatggttgtgagccaccatgtggttgctgggaattgaactcaggacctctggaagaacagtcagtagtcttaacctttgagccatctctccagccaccaccacctcccccccgCCCGTCTATAGTCTAGGTTCAAGCGAGAAACTCTGCTTCCATGTATATAAGGTAGAAGACAGGCAATGTCAACTTTGCCTCCcaccacacatgtgtacacacgcatacatgcttgcatgtgcacgcacgcacgcgcatacacacacacacacaatgtgaccacacactcacaaacatgcatgtacacaacatacacaccataacatatacatacaaagttggggagagatggctcagcaggtaaaggcgcttgctacCATACCTGACAACCTGAGACAAGCCCCAGAACCAACTCAGTGGGAGAAATGACTCCTGGGAagcttctctctgtgtccccaTGCCcgccccacatacatacacaaattaattaaaacgtaataaacttttaaaggaaAGGTCCATGACCAAAGCAGCGGGTATGAAAGGGTTCTCCATATTGGATGCTGCGGTTGGTAGCGAGGGATGGGGAGAgtagggagggtggggtgggggttggggtgggggggagagtgggggggaCAGTGGATCAGGACACAGAGGCCACGAGCTGAGGGCCCACCTTCCGGATGTTGTAGAAGTCCCGGTGTGGCACCTTCTTCTGTGCAGCAAGCTCCTTCATCTCATTAAGCAGAACGTGCATCTGGAATTTGGAGCTCAGGTACTGCAGCCGGCGGTAGCAGAATGACTTtctggacaagaaaagaaagagaaagactcagATCCTGGTGGAGGTTCCTGGGGAGGGACGGAGGttgaaaggaagaggcaggagcatAGAGAATAAGGTCAGCCAAGGGGGCAGCAAGCAAACCAGGGTTAGATGACCAGGgagtggcaggagcaggagacaAGGTGACAATTGtctgaggcagggcagggcagggcacgGTTGAGGCTGGAGAATCTCGTTTATGAGATGAGCTGAATGGGACAGGTGCAAACTTACATGGGGCCATTGATGATCAGGGCCATCAGCACGTTGACGTCAGCTACAAACTCCTGTAGGTCGGGGTACGGCAGCTCCACCTCTGGACAGCTAGCACACAGGAAGCTCAGGTGAGGAGAGCAAGCCAagtcctcctgcccctcccaagcCAATGCATTACTCCATGGGGTATACCccaacacaccccacaccccacttaCTGCTCATCAGGGTCCCTGCGGGTGTAGACATGCACCACACCACGCACCATACGCAGACCCCAGCCCAGGTCCCCAGGCATGGTGCTTGGCTCACAGCGCTCATACGGGTGCTGCTCCAGCACTGGGGGGTGCACTGGGGCATCTgcaaagaggggagggaagagtcaGGGCCAGGGAACTTCAAAGGCCAGCAGCTGCCCAGTCTATGGGCTCCATAAAGGGCAAAGCATGTcagcagcccccccccaaaaaataattCCCCAACCTCCACCCTCCTAGATATCAAGAAGCCAGGAAGAGGCTAGGGcgggggagaggcaggcagagcagaagTGCCGAGGCCCCAAGCCTAGACAGCCAGGGCAGTTGTAGTTGGGGAGAGATGGGAGCTCCCACCAGCAGACACAGGGGTATCAGGACTCTGTTCATAGGTTCGAGTCTCCAGAGGCTTCTCAGCCAGCTGCTGCAGGTAACGGCGAGTGGTAGCACAGAAGCTCTGCTGTGATAGGGCCATATACTTCTCCCGGATGAAAAGCGCCCGCACCACACTTTTGGCTGCATCTAACAGGTCTGTGAATGGCACCTGAAGACAAGGACAGGCAGTCACTCTCTTTGGTCTCTATCCACACTCGGGCTCATACTCACCTTCTCAGCGGTGGTCATCCCCAGACCTCACACTGCACACCCCACCTCCACCGGTCTCAAACCCAGGAGCGCACAGCCCTCTCTGGTCCCAGCATATGAGTGAGCCCAGAACCTCGGCCACTCCAGGcaccagaaaaagaaacaccCTCTCCAGCATGCACCAGAACCCTCTAGAACATGAGTGCAAACCTAAGGCTTCACCCCACACTCACCCCACACTTCTCCTCCCCAGAGATGATGACCCGCTGAAATTCCCGTTCGAGGACCACATCACGCTCCCAAAGGCCCCTGTCACCCTGCCCCTCTCCTTGCTCCTTGTAGAGCCTATAGGACAGGAAAGGTAAACAAAGGTCGGGGACAGTCACAGGGCAGACCCCAGCCCCACATGATCTGTGCGtgcccctctgccctcctcactGTAAGTCCGAGTCACTGTCTGTCTTCAGGAAGTCTTGCTTGGCCCGAAGCAGAATATCCGGCTCCAGCCTAGAGGTGAGCGGAAGAAGGTCTGGTTGAGCAAAAGCAGCGGCTGCAGCATCCAGGTCGCAGCACTGCGCCAGCTGCTTGCGCACATATTGTCACCTGCAGCCCACGGGCAGGCCTGCGGACCCTTGGCTGCTCTCACCCCACTTCAGAGATGAGAAAGCAGCTCCAGAAGTAAAGTTATCCAGTAGACTCCGAGCCTAACGGAAGATGGAACCAGCCGTAGCCCGTCCCTGTATGCAGCCTCCCTGGTGGACCTCAAAAACAGACAATGGGACAGGGACGGGGCAGTAAGCAGACTGACTCACTTGACATCCTGGCTGATCTGCCTCTCCAGCCGCTGCCTCCTTTCCTCTAGCTGCTCGATGGGGCTTTCCTCTGGGAACTCGTAAGGGGCGCTGCGGAGCTCACTCTCAGCCAGTGAGCGGCTGAACAACTCCTAATAccaaggagggaaggaggaaaggtggggggggggggtgctcttaCCTTCAAGCCCTCTGCTCctgccctctccccccctcccccgccccacttcAGAGCCTGGGCAAGGAGTGAGCACAGGAGCCAGGGTTCCTGGGAAAGGATCAGGGACTGCCAAGCATGAGATGAGGGGTGGTAGAGGTAGAGGGGGTATAGCAAAAGAGGCAGTGTTTGAGGTGAGGTGGTGCCAGGGTCCCAGGTGGTACCTCAGCAATCTCCTTGCATTTGCCATCCATAGACGTGCGAAGGTCGAGCGGGAAGTGCTTGAGGCAGGGGGCAGTACCCTGCAGGGAGCGGGCAGACTGCAGTGGTGAGGTCCCCAGACCACTCCGTGCCTCTGCAGAGACAGAGATGTCAAGGTcaaggggaggagagacagggccTGGATGCCTCTGAAAATCAAGAGCCTGGGGCCACCCTGGGGCCAGACCCTATTAAAAAGCCAGGACCTAGACACTGGGCAATACTTCCACTGAGACAGAAGAGCCAGCCATATGGGACTCCTAAGGGTATTCACCCACATCCACACAGAGGCCTGCTCAGGGATGAGGTCCTGTGCCTGCCTGTGGAGCAAAAGGTCCCCGTCAAGCctggcgtggtgacgcacgcctttaatcccagcactcgggaggcagaggcaggcggatcactgtgagttcgaggccagcctggtctacaaagtgagtccaggatggccaaggctacacagagaaaccctgtctcgaaaaaccaaaaaaaaaaaaaaaaaaaaaaggtccctgTCAACCCGCAAACAGAACTTGAGATGGCGGTGGCCCACTCCCTTAGATCAGGAGAAACTACCTGCACATGACTATTTTCCAGAAAggggtacatacatacacacatacacacacacacacacacacacacagacacacagagcactCATTTAGAACTAGTGGTTACACCACAAATCGTCAACTTCTACCAGGGTCAGATCTAGCCCGGGCCTAACAGATGTCTCACTGAAAAGTACAGAACCTGGACCTGCAAAGCACAAAGTACAGCAGCCACCCAGCTCCGACCTGAGAAGCAACCCTTAAGAAAGAGGACCTGGTTGGCAAGGAACCCTGTCTCCCTCTGGAggcctgtcctctctctcccaggACCCCAGAGCTGTCAAGATAAGGGGCTGATCCTAGGCtacccctccccactgctggctgcccttccaaagggaGCTGCCACGGTCTGAGCCACTTAGGATCTAGGCTGGAGGCCTCATGGAGGGCCCTGGGAAAGGCAGACTTGGAAGCCAGAGGGTTTTGTACTCCAACATGGGCTCTACCTACTACAAGGCTAACCCTGGATGTCTGAAGCTGCTAGTCTCCTGGGCGGCCTAAGCTCCCACCAGCCCACCAGGAAGgaacctctctggctccttcaaccGTCTGAGACTCCTCATGCAGGAAGCTGTGCACAGACCATTTGGTTCTCCCAGCCAGCTGTAGACAGTGCATCCCTCCAGAACCTTCTCCATCGCCTCCACTCTGACTTAGAAAAGGACTCAGGAGCCACCTCTAGGCATTATGCCTTAAGGTCTCTGTACCCACTTCCTAGGATTCCAGGTATGGTCCCAAAGCTGGACAAAGAGAGGGGTGCTTACCCTAGATCAGAACCCAGTTACCTACTTGCCTTGGTCCCTACTGGAACCCTACCTGCAGAGTTCAAAAGTGCTCTGGTCAGCAGCCCTGTGCCCCTTGCCTGCCTGTTTTGCCTTGTGAAGCTGCAGCCAGTCCCCCAGGACAGCTCAGGGGCTGGCATGGGCTGTACCAAGTGCAGCTATAAGCAGGGGAGACCCTGGGATGGCTGCAAGTAGGGAGCTGGGAGAGTTCAGGGGAGTTCagaagggggaaggggcaggAATTGGGAGGTGAGAAGAACTCATTCTAAGTGGGCCTTAACCTCTTCAGTGCCAGGAGGCCCACCCAGATCCCGGCATCTCAACAGGGAGAAACAAGACAGGCTGACACAGCAAGGCAGCCTGGCAGGGGAGGAGCCAAGTCTCCTTAAAACCACAGCCCTAGGAGACAGAGAGTGGACACAGTCTGGCTGGTCAAAGGGTAGGAGGAGAGACCATGAGGGAGGCCAGCCATCCTCCCTTGAGGCCTGTAGTCTCTGACCAGCTTCATCTGCCCACCATTGTCTTTGGGCCCTGACTACAGACTCTTCGGGAAAGACAGGGCCTTTGCTACACACAGGAGCTAACTGATAGTTTGACAATTAGCCTAATATTCCTAGCGCACACACCAGTTCCAAGCCCACCATCAGAGTGGGAACCACTTGTTCAGGAAGAGTACTTTGGAGTATGGGAGGAGCATTTGGAAGTCATACGGGACTCTccttttgtttacttgcttgtctTAACCTCTGGACACAGGCTATAAACGGGTGAGAAAGTAGCCTTGTCCTACCTGGCGGCAACCCCAGGAGACTCACAGGGGAATGCCATACAAGCTTCTGTAAAGCTTAGGTCCCTACTGGAACCCCATGGAACTGCAATTAGGGATTCCTGGGACCCTCAAAACACTTCCCGT
Proteins encoded in this region:
- the Ampd2 gene encoding AMP deaminase 2 gives rise to the protein MASYPGPGKPKAKYPFKKRASLQASAAAPEARSGLGTSPLQSARSLQGTAPCLKHFPLDLRTSMDGKCKEIAEELFSRSLAESELRSAPYEFPEESPIEQLEERRQRLERQISQDVKLEPDILLRAKQDFLKTDSDSDLQLYKEQGEGQGDRGLWERDVVLEREFQRVIISGEEKCGVPFTDLLDAAKSVVRALFIREKYMALSQQSFCATTRRYLQQLAEKPLETRTYEQSPDTPVSADAPVHPPVLEQHPYERCEPSTMPGDLGWGLRMVRGVVHVYTRRDPDEHCPEVELPYPDLQEFVADVNVLMALIINGPIKSFCYRRLQYLSSKFQMHVLLNEMKELAAQKKVPHRDFYNIRKVDTHIHASSCMNQKHLLRFIKRAMKRHLEEIVHVEQGREQTLREVFESMNLTAYDLSVDTLDVHADRNTFHRFDKFNAKYNPIGESVLREIFIKTDNKISGKYFAHIIKEVMSDLEESKYQNAELRLSIYGRSRDEWDKLARWAVMHKVHSPNVRWLVQVPRLFDVYRTKGQLANFQEMLENIFLPLFEATVHPASHPELHLFLEHVDGFDSVDDESKPENHVFNLESPLPEAWMEEDNPPYAYYLYYTFANMAMLNHLRRQRGFHTFVLRPHCGEAGPIHHLVSAFMLAENISHGLLLRKAPVLQYLYYLAQIGIAMSPLSNNSLFLSYHRNPLPEYLSRGLMVSLSTDDPLQFHFTKEPLMEEYSIATQVWKLSSCDMCELARNSVLMSGFSHKVKSHWLGPNYTKEGPEGNDIRRTNVPDIRVGYRHETLCQELALITQAVQSEMLETIPEEVGIVMSPGP